In Magnolia sinica isolate HGM2019 chromosome 12, MsV1, whole genome shotgun sequence, a single genomic region encodes these proteins:
- the LOC131220280 gene encoding crocetin glucosyltransferase 3-like: MASTTSNHVILFPFMTQGHLNPFLAFAHLLERHTQFTITIVNTPLNVQNLRNALPSDTTIRLMELPFDSSEHGLPPNSENNETLPGHLYSTFFHATLTLEATFERQLIDICRRDGHPPLCIISDMFFGWTVSIAKRLGILHAVFLTGGAYSMAGYLSLWLHLQRQKDSNEFGLVGYPETFRLHHSQLDGLIHLAHADEPYFLSLKQQISLSLGSESILCNTVEEMETTGLELLPKLFGLPVWPVGPLVPSLIEPSTSRKFSRTGKEPTVSSDQCVAWLNLHPPSSVLYIDFGYQNHISTLQMMELAMGLESSGKAFIWVLNPPMEHEESVELRPEWLPKGFEDRMKERKQGLLIYKCAPQLEILSHKSTGAFLSHCVWNLVLESLSLVVPIIGWPLQIEQFFNSTVLVELGVCLEMVIGVEENAVSREVERVVGLVMGGTKKGEEMKRKAIAISEMLKAAVRDDGGEKGSSVSAIGAFFRWINQRKMLE, from the coding sequence ATGGCTTCCACAACATCTAACCATGTGATATTGTTCCCTTTCATGACCCAGGGACATCTCAACCCTTTCCTAGCCTTTGCACATCTGCTCGAGCGACATACTCAATTCACCATCACCATCGTCAACACTCCTCTCAACGTCCAAAACCTTCGAAATGCACTGCCTTCAGACACCACGATCCGACTCATGGAACTCCCATTCGACAGCTCTGAACATGGCTTACCACCTAACAGTGAGAACAACGAGACCTTGCCCGGCCATCTTTATTCTACATTCTTCCATGCCACACTTACACTAGAAGCTACCTTCGAACGCCAACTCATCGACATATGCCGAAGAGATGGGCACCCCCCTCTTTGCATAATCTCCGATATGTtctttggatggacggtttctATTGCCAAGAGGCTTGGAATACTCCATGCTGTCTTTCTTACTGGTGGAGCTTACAGTATGGCGGGTTATTTATCCCTTTGGCTGCATCTACAACGTCAGAAAGATTCAAACGAATTTGGCCTAGTGGGCTACCCTGAAACATTCCGTCTCCATCATTCCCAACTCGATGGTTTAATCCACTTAGCCCATGCTGATGAGCCTTACTTTCTCTCACTCAAACAACAGATATCACTTTCTTTAGGCTCCGAAAGTATTTTATGTAATACAGTGGAAGAGATGGAAACAACCGGATTGGAACTTTTACCAAAGTTGTTCGGGTTACCCGTTTGGCCCGTCGGTCCTCTAGTCCCCTCTTTGATCGAACCTTCCACTTCTAGGAAATTCTCAAGGACAGGAAAGGAGCCCACAGTATCTTCTGATCAATGCGTTGCGTGGCTGAATCTACACCCTCCATCTTCGGTTCTCTACATAGATTTTGGCTATCAAAATCACATATCGACTTTGCAGATGATGGAGCTCGCAATGGGTTTGGAGTCAAGTGGCAAGGCATTCATCTGGGTCCTTAATCCTCCGATGGAGCATGAAGAGAGTGTTGAACTTAGACCTGAGTGGCTGCCCAAGGGATTTGAAGATAGGATGAAGGAAAGAAAACAAGGGCTATTGATCTATAAATGTGCTCCACAGTTGGAAATTCTATCCCATAAATCGACGGGTGCATTTCTAAGCCATTGTGTTTGGAACTTGGTCCTGGAGAGCTTGAGCCTGGTTGTACCCATCATCGGGTGGCCGTTGCAGATAGAGCAGTTCTTTAATTCGACAGTGTTGGTGGAGTTGGGTGTATGCTTGGAAATGGTGATAGGGGTGGAGGAGAATGCAGTGAGCCGAGAGGTGGAGAGGGTGGTTGGGCTAGTAATGGGTGGGACAAAGAAAGGAGAGGAGATGAAGAGGAAGGCAATTGCCATTTCAGAAATGTTGAAGGCTGCTGTGAGAGATGATGGGGGTGAGAAGGGATCTTCTGTTTCTGCTATTGGTGCTTTTTTCAGGTGGATCAATCAAAGAAAGATGCTGGAGTGA